Proteins encoded in a region of the Vicia villosa cultivar HV-30 ecotype Madison, WI linkage group LG5, Vvil1.0, whole genome shotgun sequence genome:
- the LOC131606410 gene encoding pectinesterase inhibitor 9-like codes for MAQKHILISLTIFLSLLLESSLAKHNSQTITYIKSSCNGTLYPNLCIRCLNKFSHSTINGPEHLAQLALSVSLSRALQTRVYLLNVAKELMTIDDNNKRMYLTVQDCVNQINDSVDQLTQAIKELKKLNQFNTIINDKVLWHISNDETWVSTALTDASSCVQSFPGHRMSKRVATIKVRAKNVAEVTSNALALFNSYASTYKLAAAGTTKKP; via the coding sequence ATGGCACAAAAACATATTCTCATATCACTAACTATTTTTCTCTCACTCCTCTTAGAGTCCTCCTTGGCCAAACATAATTCTCAAACAATAACCTACATAAAGTCATCTTGCAATGGAACTCTCTATCCTAATCTATGCATTCGTTGTCTTAACAAATTCTCACATTCAACCATAAATGGTCCTGAACACTTAGCCCAGCTTGCCTTATCCGTAAGTCTCTCTAGAGCTCTACAAACAAGAGTATACCTTTTAAATGTAGCCAAAGAACTCATGACAAttgatgataacaacaaaagGATGTATCTAACCGTGCAAGATTGTGTGAATCAAATCAATGATAGTGTAGACCAACTTACTCAAGCCATCAaagaactaaaaaaattgaaccaaTTTAACACCATCATAAATGATAAAGTGTTGTGGCACATAAGTAATGATGAGACATGGGTAAGCACTGCCTTGACAGATGCTAGTAGCTGTGTACAATCGTTTCCTGGTCACAGGATGAGTAAAAGGGTTGCGACGATTAAGGTTAGGGCGAAGAATGTTGCAGAAGTTACAAGTAATGCACTTGCTTTGTTTAATAGTTATGCTTCTACGTACAAACTTGCAGCTGCTGGAACAACCAAGAAGCCTTGA